From a region of the Streptacidiphilus albus JL83 genome:
- a CDS encoding GTP cyclohydrolase II, with protein sequence MQNTETVSARIRATVPIPIHLNSGAGVAAKLHTFHGLSDPGEHIAVSIGERNLSPERVPLVRIHSECLTGDVLGSARCDCGPQLQEAVRQIDAEGGCMLYLRQEGRGIGLYNKLDAYVLQDRGFDTYAANEELKLNPDSRDYRVAAEMLTLLGFTSVRLLTNNPEKAAQLAKYGIDVVSVVPTGVFVTEQNRFYLETKARVTRHTLELGELTVGAAG encoded by the coding sequence ATGCAGAACACCGAGACCGTTTCCGCACGGATCCGCGCGACCGTGCCCATCCCGATCCACCTCAACTCCGGGGCCGGCGTCGCCGCCAAGCTGCACACCTTCCACGGGCTCAGCGACCCGGGTGAGCACATCGCGGTGAGCATCGGCGAGCGGAACCTCAGCCCGGAGCGCGTCCCGCTGGTGCGGATCCATTCCGAGTGCCTGACCGGTGACGTCCTGGGCTCCGCCCGGTGCGACTGCGGCCCCCAGCTCCAGGAGGCGGTGCGGCAGATCGACGCCGAGGGCGGCTGCATGCTCTACCTGCGCCAGGAGGGGCGGGGAATCGGCCTCTACAACAAGCTGGACGCCTATGTGCTGCAGGACCGCGGATTCGACACCTATGCCGCGAACGAGGAGCTGAAACTGAATCCGGACTCCCGGGACTACCGGGTGGCGGCCGAGATGCTCACCCTTCTCGGATTCACCTCGGTCCGGCTGCTGACCAACAATCCGGAGAAGGCCGCACAGCTGGCGAAGTACGGAATCGACGTCGTCAGCGTCGTGCCGACCGGGGTTTTCGTCACCGAGCAGAACCGGTTCTACCTGGAGACCAAGGCCCGGGTCACGCGGCACACCCTGGAACTCGGCGAACTCACCGTCGGGGCTGCGGGATGA
- a CDS encoding histidine phosphatase family protein, translated as MTQQRESDPQTTLLLLRHGETVLTPERRFSGSGGTDPELSDTGRWQAARAADSSLLAAASVEVVVCSPLRRCRQTAAAAARVLGLDLVVEPELREADFGDWEGLTYAEVRTRFPSDLAAWQASASVPPTGSSESTADVAERAGRARDGLLSRYPGSRVLAVTHVTPIKALVQLALGAPGEAIHTMDLSPASFSGLVYQGATPSLRLYNDTAHLR; from the coding sequence ATGACCCAGCAGAGAGAATCAGACCCGCAGACGACGCTGCTGCTGCTCCGGCACGGGGAGACCGTGCTGACGCCCGAGCGGCGGTTCTCCGGGAGCGGCGGCACCGACCCCGAACTCTCCGACACGGGAAGGTGGCAGGCGGCGCGCGCCGCCGACTCCTCGCTGCTGGCGGCGGCGTCCGTGGAGGTCGTCGTCTGCTCGCCGCTGCGGCGCTGCCGGCAGACGGCGGCGGCCGCGGCCCGGGTCCTCGGGCTGGACCTCGTGGTCGAGCCCGAGCTGCGCGAGGCCGACTTCGGCGACTGGGAGGGGCTCACCTACGCGGAGGTGCGCACCCGCTTCCCGTCCGACCTGGCGGCCTGGCAGGCGTCCGCCTCGGTACCGCCCACCGGCAGCAGCGAGAGCACGGCCGACGTGGCCGAACGGGCCGGACGGGCCAGGGACGGCCTGCTGTCCCGGTACCCGGGGAGCCGGGTGCTGGCGGTCACCCATGTCACGCCGATCAAGGCCCTGGTCCAACTGGCGCTCGGCGCACCGGGAGAGGCGATCCACACGATGGACCTGTCCCCCGCCTCGTTCTCCGGCCTGGTGTACCAGGGGGCGACGCCGTCGCTCCGCCTCTACAACGACACGGCGCACCTGCGCTGA
- a CDS encoding SAM-dependent methyltransferase, with protein MAHIVFAHQVPDAAAEFISVLDLADEDVSVVLTGHEWRSIALPHAGAKERLHFLADAAARPATGTWQPDRSGPDDSHWAHSPADWRQEQARSGLAAAAAVGAGRIRYSLGHAGHSQFLVSEARPLSVEQLRTKIDVLAGFASGALPGADAKRQFLSQAAPSCESFLALTRQQAEHLYYLMYSPDPLVKVPRDPWDFDRSAYEQERLSATRDWVRAAVPGPAATLVEAGACEGSLTELLCDAGFRVTATEPAQDFRERLGSRVAGRAEVTAATVEDLAGPAPVPADAYLLAEVMYYLDDLAVVESLPTDLLLVTAPRELLESVLRPYFEGAGAACWRVESEQELLGARLDFLVDGLMYQRKRGSVGLTCRRR; from the coding sequence ATGGCCCACATCGTCTTCGCACACCAAGTCCCGGATGCTGCAGCTGAGTTCATCAGCGTGTTGGACCTGGCGGACGAGGATGTCTCGGTCGTCCTCACCGGCCACGAGTGGCGGTCGATCGCTCTCCCCCACGCCGGTGCGAAGGAACGGCTGCACTTCCTGGCCGACGCCGCCGCCCGGCCCGCGACCGGGACCTGGCAGCCGGACCGCAGCGGGCCCGACGACAGCCACTGGGCCCACAGCCCCGCCGACTGGCGCCAGGAGCAGGCCCGTTCCGGCCTGGCCGCCGCCGCGGCCGTCGGCGCCGGCCGGATCAGGTACAGCCTCGGCCACGCGGGCCACTCCCAGTTCCTGGTGAGCGAGGCGAGGCCGCTCTCGGTGGAGCAGCTGCGGACCAAGATCGACGTACTGGCCGGCTTCGCCTCCGGGGCGCTGCCCGGGGCCGACGCCAAGCGGCAGTTCCTCTCCCAGGCCGCGCCCTCCTGCGAGAGCTTCCTCGCCCTCACCCGGCAGCAGGCCGAGCACCTCTACTACCTGATGTACAGCCCGGATCCGCTGGTGAAGGTGCCACGGGACCCCTGGGACTTCGACCGCTCCGCCTACGAGCAGGAGCGGCTGTCGGCCACCCGGGACTGGGTCAGGGCGGCCGTCCCCGGCCCGGCGGCGACCCTGGTGGAGGCCGGGGCCTGCGAGGGCTCGCTGACCGAACTGCTCTGTGACGCGGGCTTCCGGGTGACTGCCACCGAGCCGGCCCAGGACTTCCGGGAGCGGCTGGGCTCCAGGGTGGCCGGGCGCGCCGAGGTGACCGCGGCCACCGTCGAGGACCTCGCCGGCCCGGCGCCCGTCCCTGCGGACGCCTACCTCCTGGCCGAGGTGATGTACTACCTCGACGACCTCGCCGTGGTCGAGTCGCTGCCGACCGACCTGCTGCTGGTCACCGCCCCGCGCGAGCTCCTGGAGTCGGTGCTGCGCCCGTACTTCGAGGGCGCCGGGGCCGCCTGCTGGCGGGTCGAGTCCGAGCAGGAACTGCTGGGCGCACGCCTGGACTTCCTCGTGGACGGCCTGATGTACCAGCGCAAGCGCGGAAGCGTCGGCCTGACCTGCCGCCGCCGCTGA
- a CDS encoding GNAT family N-acetyltransferase has protein sequence MPAPAPARPELQHISWESTPENDISPLVHQQLNTLLRAAFPYTVDQFRDGRSWAGARPERRVIGWADGRPVAHTGLLRRFLRVGGQEQLVGEVGLVAVHPDLQGIGAGRALADRTRQALASLELPFGYLNCMDSVLGYYTSAGWIEVSGADTRHYEPDDELTAVVTTARPLILPVAADAVSWPAGPRIERDGTEL, from the coding sequence ATGCCCGCCCCCGCCCCCGCACGCCCGGAACTCCAGCACATCAGCTGGGAGTCCACGCCGGAGAACGACATCTCACCGCTGGTGCACCAGCAGCTGAACACCCTGCTGCGCGCGGCGTTCCCCTACACCGTCGACCAGTTCCGGGACGGCCGGAGCTGGGCGGGCGCCCGGCCCGAACGCCGGGTGATCGGCTGGGCGGACGGACGGCCGGTGGCCCACACGGGCCTGCTGCGGCGGTTCCTCCGGGTCGGCGGCCAGGAGCAGCTCGTCGGCGAGGTCGGACTGGTGGCGGTCCACCCCGACCTCCAGGGGATCGGCGCCGGACGGGCCCTGGCCGACCGGACCCGGCAGGCCCTGGCCTCGCTGGAGCTGCCCTTCGGCTATCTGAACTGCATGGACAGTGTGCTCGGCTACTACACCTCGGCGGGCTGGATCGAGGTCTCCGGCGCGGACACCCGGCACTACGAGCCGGACGACGAGCTCACCGCCGTGGTGACCACGGCCCGCCCGCTCATCCTGCCGGTCGCCGCGGACGCCGTTTCCTGGCCCGCCGGCCCGCGCATCGAACGCGACGGCACCGAACTCTGA
- a CDS encoding PIG-L deacetylase family protein has translation MTRRLVFSPHADDAVLSCHGALGPGTDVVTVFAGVPEDAGLLTDWDRRLGVGSSRELALERLDEDVRSFAGTGVALEQWPFLDGQYRPGVVPQELLPAMRTRIRAAAEVWLPAGLLVHPDHVLVRDTGLAACAELAREGVRPGLVLYAEYPYQLFQMGNARRAAGTHASYDWTNADPSALTAWSEEVFPRAAAPQHAPVGSRLGAEAVAAKEASVRAHATQVDELDRQVHGRLLKPDNIGLEYWWPLRSAEAAVADLDQESL, from the coding sequence ATGACCCGACGACTCGTCTTCTCCCCGCACGCCGACGACGCCGTGCTCTCCTGCCACGGCGCGCTGGGCCCCGGCACGGACGTCGTCACGGTCTTCGCCGGAGTGCCCGAGGACGCCGGTCTGCTGACCGACTGGGACCGGCGGCTCGGCGTCGGGAGCTCCCGGGAACTGGCGCTGGAGCGCCTCGACGAGGATGTCCGCTCCTTCGCCGGAACCGGGGTCGCGCTGGAGCAGTGGCCCTTCCTGGACGGCCAGTACCGCCCCGGAGTCGTGCCGCAGGAGCTGCTGCCGGCGATGCGGACCAGGATCCGCGCGGCCGCCGAGGTCTGGCTGCCGGCCGGGCTGCTGGTCCACCCCGACCACGTCCTGGTCCGCGACACCGGCCTCGCCGCGTGCGCGGAACTCGCCCGGGAGGGGGTGCGGCCGGGGCTGGTGCTCTACGCCGAATACCCCTACCAGCTCTTCCAGATGGGCAACGCCCGGCGCGCGGCCGGCACCCATGCGAGCTACGACTGGACCAACGCGGACCCGAGCGCCCTCACCGCCTGGTCCGAGGAGGTCTTCCCCCGGGCGGCCGCCCCGCAGCACGCACCGGTGGGGAGCCGACTGGGAGCGGAGGCGGTCGCCGCCAAGGAGGCGTCCGTCCGGGCGCACGCCACCCAGGTCGACGAGCTCGACCGGCAGGTGCACGGCCGGTTGCTGAAGCCGGACAACATCGGCCTGGAGTACTGGTGGCCGCTGCGGAGCGCCGAGGCGGCCGTCGCCGACCTGGACCAGGAGAGTCTGTGA
- a CDS encoding MFS transporter — protein MAPGPELSGAARWRLRLGVPDLAGHGRIVSATLLDSFGVGMFVPLSFLFFVLTTRLGVAEIGLGSSVATLLSLPVAPVAGSIVDRWGPRTSLIANNLLAAAGFLCYLLVDSLPTLVGSMFLVLCAERLYFASWPALVADIAEGAELDRWYAFTTAGMNASVGIGGAAGGLLLGSGWSGAAVFIVAVNAATSVVAAVLLLAPASARAAGGRRPPAAAPPDGTPPDGTQAARPAGWRTLLRDRALLTLMGAQAAFAFAWLIPTIVLPVYLVEVDHLPTWLPSTALAVNAVVIVSTQSVLTARLVAFSRTRVVSWASLLMLGSIALLGLGASGRGAGTVVAVFAAVLFFTAGQMMAGPATTAISATAAPTEARGRYLSLFNLTWAVSATLGPVLVGSLIQHHAAVFWSLLAALVALGGYGYRLADRWAAAATPTPVAAAVEVEVELTGR, from the coding sequence ATGGCACCCGGGCCCGAGCTCTCCGGGGCCGCCCGCTGGCGGCTGCGGCTGGGCGTACCGGACCTGGCCGGGCACGGCCGCATCGTCTCGGCAACCCTGCTGGACTCCTTCGGCGTCGGGATGTTCGTCCCGCTCTCGTTCCTGTTCTTCGTGCTGACCACGCGTCTCGGCGTGGCCGAGATCGGCCTGGGCAGCAGTGTCGCCACGCTGCTGTCGCTCCCGGTCGCGCCGGTGGCCGGCAGCATCGTCGACCGCTGGGGTCCGCGGACCTCGCTGATCGCCAACAACCTGCTCGCCGCTGCGGGCTTCCTCTGCTACCTGCTGGTGGACTCGCTGCCCACGCTGGTGGGGAGCATGTTCCTGGTGCTCTGCGCCGAGCGCCTGTACTTCGCCTCCTGGCCGGCCCTGGTCGCCGACATCGCCGAGGGCGCCGAGCTGGACCGCTGGTACGCCTTCACCACCGCCGGGATGAATGCCAGCGTGGGCATCGGCGGAGCCGCCGGCGGACTGCTGCTGGGCAGCGGCTGGTCCGGCGCCGCCGTGTTCATCGTCGCGGTGAACGCAGCCACCAGCGTGGTCGCCGCCGTCCTGCTGCTCGCCCCGGCCTCGGCGAGGGCGGCGGGCGGACGTCGGCCGCCCGCCGCCGCCCCGCCGGACGGGACGCCGCCGGACGGGACGCAGGCCGCCCGGCCGGCCGGCTGGCGGACCCTGCTCCGGGACCGCGCGCTGCTGACCCTGATGGGCGCGCAGGCCGCGTTCGCCTTCGCCTGGCTGATACCGACGATCGTGCTGCCGGTCTACCTGGTCGAGGTGGACCACCTGCCGACCTGGCTGCCGTCGACGGCGCTCGCCGTCAACGCCGTGGTCATCGTCTCGACGCAGTCGGTGCTGACCGCACGGCTGGTCGCGTTCTCCCGGACCCGGGTGGTCTCCTGGGCCTCGCTGCTGATGCTCGGGTCCATCGCACTGCTGGGGCTGGGCGCGAGCGGGAGGGGCGCGGGCACCGTGGTCGCGGTCTTCGCGGCCGTGCTGTTCTTCACCGCCGGGCAGATGATGGCCGGCCCGGCCACCACCGCGATCTCCGCGACCGCGGCCCCGACCGAGGCGCGCGGCCGCTACCTGTCGCTCTTCAACCTCACCTGGGCGGTGTCGGCGACCCTCGGCCCGGTGCTGGTCGGCTCGCTGATCCAGCACCACGCCGCCGTCTTCTGGTCCCTCCTCGCGGCGCTGGTGGCCCTGGGCGGCTACGGCTACCGCCTGGCCGACCGCTGGGCCGCGGCGGCGACCCCGACCCCAGTCGCGGCTGCGGTCGAGGTCGAGGTCGAACTCACCGGGCGCTGA
- a CDS encoding pirin family protein: MSNLETAPQARVCGGRDDVSARPVHELLTGKQVPLGESTVVRRLLPNLGRRMVGAWCFVDHYGPDDIVDEPGMQVAPHPHTGLQTVSWLHDGEVTHRDSVGSLATVRPRELGIMTAGRAIAHSEESPRGHGPVLHGAQLWVAIPDRHRHTEPHFEHHPQLPEVAAPGLRATVILGELDGARSPGAVYSPLVGADLTLAAGAAARLPLERDFEYAVLSMSGSVDVDGVRVEPGALLYLGCGRTELPLRADADSSLLLLGGEPFEEKIVMWWNFVARSGEEIAEARAAWNDAPADRFGEVHGYDGARLLAPALPPVPLKPRGRTR, from the coding sequence ATGAGCAACCTTGAGACCGCCCCGCAGGCGCGGGTCTGCGGCGGACGTGACGACGTGTCGGCCCGGCCGGTCCACGAACTGCTGACGGGCAAGCAGGTGCCGCTGGGCGAGAGCACCGTGGTCCGGCGGCTGCTGCCGAACCTGGGCCGGCGGATGGTCGGGGCCTGGTGCTTCGTCGACCACTACGGCCCGGACGACATCGTGGACGAGCCGGGGATGCAGGTCGCCCCGCACCCGCACACCGGGCTGCAGACCGTCAGCTGGCTGCACGACGGCGAGGTGACCCACCGCGACAGCGTCGGCAGCCTGGCCACCGTCCGGCCGCGCGAGCTGGGGATCATGACGGCGGGCCGCGCCATCGCGCACTCCGAGGAGTCGCCGCGCGGCCACGGGCCGGTGCTCCACGGCGCGCAGCTCTGGGTCGCGATCCCGGACCGGCACCGGCACACCGAGCCGCACTTCGAGCACCACCCGCAGCTGCCCGAGGTCGCCGCGCCCGGCCTCCGGGCCACCGTCATCCTGGGCGAGCTGGACGGCGCCCGCTCGCCGGGCGCCGTGTACTCGCCGCTGGTCGGCGCCGACCTGACGCTCGCCGCGGGCGCCGCCGCCCGGCTGCCGCTGGAGCGCGACTTCGAGTACGCGGTGCTGTCCATGTCAGGATCGGTCGACGTCGACGGGGTCCGGGTCGAACCCGGCGCGCTGCTCTACCTCGGCTGCGGCCGGACCGAGCTGCCGCTGCGCGCCGACGCGGACAGCAGCCTGCTGCTGCTCGGCGGCGAGCCCTTCGAGGAGAAGATCGTCATGTGGTGGAACTTCGTCGCCCGCAGCGGCGAGGAGATCGCCGAGGCCCGCGCGGCCTGGAACGACGCCCCGGCGGACCGTTTCGGCGAGGTCCACGGCTACGACGGCGCCCGGCTGCTCGCCCCGGCCCTGCCCCCGGTCCCGCTGAAGCCGCGCGGCCGCACCCGCTGA
- a CDS encoding HNH endonuclease family protein — MIPLDRPALEPGLERQLARRTDTLARRGATLDRARRAWSDSSSLRRQLREVLDRMAPGVQRCMYCGDSHGASIDHFEPLARNPLGAFAWVNHLLACTHCNSNHKRDRFPVDEAGHCLLVDPAREDPVLHLQLVLRTGEYRARTAKGQATIEVFGLGRKALVDGRAAAFVRCRSMLRDIRRQLDEGGQEEAEQVADALGVQPFADVLHAMQALREQPGAALVIGAPEVESLYWLARRRS, encoded by the coding sequence GTGATCCCGCTGGACCGGCCCGCGCTGGAGCCCGGACTGGAGCGACAACTCGCCCGGCGCACCGACACGCTGGCCCGGCGTGGGGCCACCCTGGACCGGGCCCGCCGAGCCTGGTCGGACTCGTCCTCCTTACGGCGGCAGCTGCGCGAGGTCCTGGACCGGATGGCTCCCGGCGTGCAGCGGTGCATGTACTGCGGCGACAGCCACGGGGCGTCCATCGACCACTTCGAGCCGCTGGCCCGCAATCCGCTCGGTGCCTTCGCCTGGGTGAACCACCTGCTCGCCTGCACGCACTGCAACAGCAACCACAAGCGGGACCGCTTCCCGGTCGACGAGGCAGGCCACTGCCTGCTGGTCGACCCCGCACGGGAGGACCCGGTGCTCCACCTCCAACTGGTGCTGCGCACGGGTGAGTACCGGGCACGGACCGCCAAGGGGCAGGCGACCATCGAGGTCTTCGGCCTCGGCCGGAAGGCGCTGGTCGACGGTAGGGCCGCCGCCTTCGTCCGCTGCCGGTCCATGCTGCGGGACATCCGCCGGCAGCTCGACGAGGGTGGGCAGGAGGAGGCGGAGCAGGTGGCCGACGCCCTCGGCGTCCAGCCGTTCGCCGACGTCCTGCACGCCATGCAGGCACTGCGGGAGCAGCCCGGGGCGGCTCTCGTCATCGGCGCACCCGAGGTCGAGAGCCTGTACTGGTTGGCCCGCCGCCGGAGCTAG
- a CDS encoding AAA family ATPase: MYISRLEISGVKGFSGSRSVDLDLVRPDGSHAGWTVLAGRNASGKTSLLRAVVVGLGLHDPDDLSAWPVTEDAFIRITLSAQNPEELFWLRDGDDSEDPLPDDESAAFLAGPATAQVTSTWVRTRGREGEAPSRPRRLLRSTRITGGDGLLSYEVDSDVLEYTDLGCLIAVGAYRRLGREVGRGTGFRLPAVASLFDEEVSLSEGVFWLVDMHHRSLTGDEAAGALLTVVLALLQDGLLPDGHEVRKVDADGLRIARDGQEFTLYEMSDGYRSAVALVLHVLWSLATQGPGAGVDLVTEGGRPLVATPGIVLIDEVDAHLHVTWQQRIGYWLKAHFPDVQFLVTTHSPYICQAADPGGLIRLGAPGDSTPPAVVDQELYQRIVYGSGDDAILSDLFGLESPYSAAAEQARRRVGDLEGRVLSGDASESELAEYEELSNRLNSSLSARVIEVSARLAPHR; the protein is encoded by the coding sequence GTGTACATCTCCAGGCTTGAGATCTCCGGCGTCAAGGGCTTCTCCGGCAGCCGCAGCGTGGACCTCGACCTGGTCCGCCCCGACGGCTCCCACGCCGGCTGGACCGTTCTCGCCGGTCGCAACGCCTCCGGCAAGACCAGCCTGCTGCGAGCGGTGGTGGTCGGGCTCGGACTGCACGACCCGGACGACCTGTCCGCGTGGCCGGTGACGGAGGACGCGTTCATCAGGATCACCCTGAGCGCGCAGAATCCGGAGGAGCTGTTCTGGCTCAGGGACGGTGACGACAGCGAGGACCCGCTTCCCGACGACGAATCCGCGGCCTTTCTGGCGGGACCGGCGACCGCACAGGTCACCAGTACCTGGGTGAGGACGCGCGGGCGCGAGGGGGAGGCCCCGTCCCGACCCCGTCGGCTCCTGCGCAGCACCCGGATCACCGGCGGGGACGGTCTGCTCTCCTACGAGGTCGACAGCGACGTGCTGGAGTACACCGATCTGGGCTGCCTGATCGCGGTGGGCGCCTACCGACGACTCGGTCGGGAGGTGGGGCGGGGCACGGGATTCCGGCTGCCGGCGGTCGCCAGCCTGTTCGACGAGGAGGTGAGCCTCAGTGAGGGCGTGTTCTGGCTGGTCGACATGCACCACCGCAGCCTCACCGGCGACGAGGCGGCGGGTGCACTGCTGACCGTCGTACTGGCGCTGCTCCAGGACGGGCTGCTCCCGGACGGGCACGAGGTGCGCAAGGTCGACGCCGACGGACTCCGGATCGCCAGGGACGGGCAGGAGTTCACCCTCTACGAGATGAGCGACGGCTACCGCTCGGCGGTGGCCCTGGTCCTCCACGTCCTCTGGTCCCTGGCGACCCAGGGGCCGGGCGCGGGCGTCGACCTGGTGACCGAGGGCGGACGGCCGCTGGTGGCGACCCCCGGCATCGTGCTGATCGACGAGGTGGACGCCCACCTCCACGTCACCTGGCAGCAGCGGATCGGCTACTGGCTGAAGGCGCACTTCCCCGACGTCCAGTTCCTGGTCACCACCCACAGCCCGTACATCTGCCAGGCCGCCGACCCGGGCGGCCTGATCCGGCTCGGCGCGCCCGGCGACAGCACCCCGCCCGCCGTGGTGGACCAGGAGCTGTACCAGCGGATCGTCTACGGCAGCGGCGACGACGCCATCCTCTCCGACCTGTTCGGTCTGGAGAGCCCGTACTCCGCAGCGGCGGAGCAGGCCCGCCGGAGGGTCGGCGACCTGGAGGGCAGGGTGCTGAGCGGCGACGCCTCGGAGTCGGAGCTCGCCGAGTACGAGGAGTTGAGCAACAGGCTCAACAGCTCGCTCAGCGCGCGGGTGATCGAGGTCTCCGCCCGACTGGCGCCTCACCGGTGA
- a CDS encoding LysR substrate-binding domain-containing protein yields MSKLRTPTISQLRAFVAVVEHRHFRDAAAAIGMSQPALSGAVAALEENLDAQLVERTTRKVIITPLGERVAVHARGVLSELHALGDEVEASRRPFTGPLHLGVIPTVAPYLLPVVLTLARDHYPELDLHVHEERTPQLLDGLGSGRLDLLLLAHPSVPGMVDIPLYDEDFVLVTPPDHALAQRRDVPRDVLLDLDVLLLEEGHCLRDQALDLCREVGAEPGATRAAGLSTLVQLVAGGLGVTLLPATAVDVETGRSERLATTRFAAPAPGRRIGLTHRPGSARTPEYHRLAASLREALRPLPVRIVG; encoded by the coding sequence ATCAGCAAGCTGCGCACCCCCACGATTTCCCAGCTCAGAGCGTTCGTCGCGGTCGTCGAGCACCGGCACTTCCGCGATGCCGCCGCCGCCATCGGCATGAGCCAGCCGGCCCTGTCCGGGGCCGTGGCCGCGCTGGAGGAGAATCTGGACGCCCAGCTCGTCGAGCGGACCACCCGGAAGGTCATCATCACCCCGCTGGGCGAGCGCGTCGCCGTCCACGCGCGCGGGGTGCTGTCCGAGCTGCACGCCCTCGGCGACGAGGTCGAGGCCTCCCGCCGGCCCTTCACCGGTCCGCTGCACCTCGGCGTGATCCCCACCGTCGCCCCCTACCTGCTGCCGGTCGTGCTCACCCTGGCCCGCGACCACTACCCGGAGCTCGACCTCCACGTCCACGAGGAGCGCACCCCGCAGCTGCTCGACGGCCTCGGCTCCGGCCGGCTCGACCTGCTGCTGCTCGCCCACCCCAGCGTCCCCGGCATGGTCGACATCCCGCTCTACGACGAGGACTTCGTCCTGGTCACCCCGCCCGACCACGCCCTGGCCCAGCGCCGCGACGTGCCCCGCGACGTCCTGCTCGACCTCGACGTGCTGCTGCTGGAGGAGGGCCACTGCCTCCGCGACCAGGCGCTCGACCTCTGCCGCGAGGTCGGCGCCGAACCCGGCGCGACCCGCGCCGCCGGACTGTCCACCCTGGTCCAACTGGTGGCCGGCGGCCTCGGGGTGACGCTGCTCCCGGCCACCGCGGTGGACGTCGAGACCGGCCGCTCCGAGCGGCTGGCCACCACCCGCTTCGCGGCCCCGGCCCCCGGCCGCCGGATCGGCCTCACCCACCGCCCCGGCTCCGCCCGCACCCCCGAGTACCACCGGCTGGCGGCCTCCCTGCGCGAGGCGCTGCGCCCGCTGCCGGTGCGGATCGTTGGATAG
- a CDS encoding peroxiredoxin has product MLTIGDKFPAYDLNACVDLDADKAFARVDHKSYEGKWKIVFFWPMDFTFVCPTEIAAFGKLNEEFADRDAQVLGVSGDSEYVHHAWRKDHKDLRDLPFPMLADVKHELMRDCGVEGEDGTAQRAVFIVDPNNEIQFVMVTAGSVGRNPKEVLRVLDALQTDELCPCNWTKGETTLDPVALLAGE; this is encoded by the coding sequence GTGCTCACCATCGGTGACAAGTTCCCCGCGTACGACCTGAACGCCTGCGTCGACCTCGACGCGGACAAGGCCTTCGCCCGTGTCGACCACAAGTCCTACGAGGGCAAGTGGAAGATCGTCTTCTTCTGGCCGATGGACTTCACCTTCGTCTGTCCGACCGAGATCGCCGCCTTCGGCAAGCTCAACGAGGAGTTCGCGGACCGCGACGCGCAGGTCCTGGGCGTCTCCGGCGACTCCGAGTACGTGCACCACGCCTGGCGCAAGGACCACAAGGACCTCCGCGACCTGCCCTTCCCGATGCTCGCCGACGTCAAGCACGAGCTGATGCGGGACTGCGGCGTCGAGGGCGAGGACGGCACCGCCCAGCGCGCCGTCTTCATCGTGGACCCCAACAACGAGATCCAGTTCGTGATGGTGACCGCCGGTTCCGTCGGCCGCAACCCCAAGGAGGTCCTCCGGGTCCTCGACGCGCTGCAGACCGACGAGCTGTGCCCCTGCAACTGGACCAAGGGCGAGACCACGCTGGACCCGGTCGCCCTGCTCGCGGGCGAGTGA
- a CDS encoding alkyl hydroperoxide reductase — protein MALDELKAALPEYAKDLKLNLGSVIGNSDLPAQQLWGTVLACAIASRSERLLAELEPQAKAELSAEAYTAAKSAAAIMAMNNVYYRTLHLLSDKEYGTLRAGLRMNVIGNPGVDKVDYELWCLAVSAINGCGQCLDSHEQVLRKAGVERETVQAAIRIAAVLQAVGVTLEAESRIG, from the coding sequence ATGGCTCTCGACGAACTGAAGGCCGCGCTCCCGGAGTACGCCAAGGACCTGAAGCTGAACCTGGGCTCGGTCATCGGCAACTCCGACCTGCCGGCCCAGCAGCTCTGGGGCACGGTGCTGGCCTGCGCGATAGCCTCGCGCAGCGAGCGGCTGCTGGCCGAGCTGGAGCCCCAGGCCAAGGCCGAACTGAGCGCGGAGGCCTACACCGCCGCCAAGTCCGCCGCCGCCATCATGGCGATGAACAACGTCTACTACCGCACCCTGCACCTGCTCTCCGACAAGGAGTACGGGACGCTGCGGGCCGGCCTGCGGATGAACGTCATCGGCAACCCGGGCGTGGACAAGGTCGACTACGAGCTCTGGTGCCTCGCGGTCTCGGCGATCAACGGCTGCGGCCAGTGCCTGGACTCGCACGAGCAGGTGCTGCGCAAGGCCGGCGTGGAGCGGGAGACCGTCCAGGCCGCGATCCGGATCGCCGCCGTGCTGCAGGCCGTGGGCGTGACGCTGGAGGCCGAGAGCCGGATCGGCTGA